The nucleotide sequence GCTGGTGACCCGGTATGCCGATCAGCGGGCGCTGCTGGGCGACGCCAGGGTCAGCGCCGACATCAATCGGCCCGGCTATCCCCGGCAGGCCCCGATGCCGCCCGGAGGCACAGGGGTCAGCTTCATCCTGAAGGACGACCCCGAGCACGCCCGGCTGCGGCGGATGGTGACCGCGCCGTTCGCCATCAAGCGGGTGGAGGCCATGCGGCCCGGTGTGCAGAAGATCGTGGACGATCTGGTCGACGAGCTGCTGGCCGGTCCGAACCCGGTGGACCTGGTCGAGGCGTTCGCCCTCCCGGTGCCCTCGCTGGTGATCTGCCAGCTACTCGGAGTGCCCTACGCCGACCACGACTTCTTCCAGGAGAACAGCAAGGTCATCATCAACCGGAACGTCACGCCCGAGCAGCGGTCGACCGCCCATGGGAACCTGATCGGCTATCTGGACGACCTGATGGGCGAGAAGATCGCCCATCCCCTCGACGACCTGCTGTCCGGGCTGGCCGGGCGGGTCACGGCGGGCGAACTGGCCCGCGACGAGGCGGCACAGATGGGTGTGCTGCTACTGATCGCGGGACATGAGACCACCGCGAACATGATCGCGCTCGGCACCCTCGCCCTCTTCGAGCACCCCGATCAGCTCGCCCTGCTGCGCGACTCCGACGACCCCAAGCTGATCTCCTCGGCGGTGGAGGAGCTGCTGCGCTATCTGCACATCACCCACAGCGGGCGGCGCCGGGTGGCGGTGGCGGACATCGAGATCGGCGGGGAGGTCATCCGCGCGGGCGAGGGGCTGATCCTGGCCAATGACATCGCCAACCGGGACCCCGGGGTGTTCGCCGAGCCCGACCGGCTGGACCTGCGGCGTGACGCCCGCCGCCATGTGGCCTTCGGCTTCGGGGTGCACCAGTGCCTGGGCCAGCCGCTGGCCCGGATGGAGCTCCAGGTCGTCTACAACACCCTCTACCGCCGCATCCCCACCCTGCGGCCGGCCACCGAGCTGGAGCGGATCCCGTTCAAACACGACGGATCCGTCTACGGCGTCTACGAACTGCCCGTGACCTGGTGACAAAGGAGAAGCTCATGAAGGTGACCGTCGATCAGGACAAGTGCGTCGCTTCCGGCCAGTGTGTGGTCGCCGCGATGGAGGTCTTCGACCAGCGCGACGAGGACGGCATCGTCGTGCTGCTCAACGCCGAGCCCCCGGCCGGGCAGGCCGAGGACGTCCGGCACGCCGCGGCCGTCTGTCCGGCCCTGGCCATCGAAATCCAGGACTAGGACCGGTTCCAGAGCCGGTTCCAGGGCCGGGTACAACATTCGGAAGACATGAGGAAGGGAAGACATCCGTGAGCAGCACCGATCTTCAGGATCGCGGCGTCATCGTCACCGGAGCGGGATCGGGGATCGGCCGGGCCACGGCCCTGAGGTTCGCCGCCGAGGGGGCGAAGGTGCTGGTCGCGGATCTCGACCGGGACGGCGCCGAACAGGTCGTCGCGGCCATAGGGACACAAGGGGGCACAGCCCGCGCGGTCGTCGGCGACCTGGGCGAACAGCGGGTGGTGGACGAGGTCGTCGCCACGGCCGTGCAGGAGTTCGGCGGCCTGGACGTCCTGGTCAACAACGCCGGCATCATGGACCGCTTCTCGGCGGTCGCGGACACCGACGACACCGAATGGAACCGGGTGCTGCGGGTCAATCTGACGGCCCCGTTCATGCTCACCCGGGCCGCGCTGCCGCACATGCTGGCGGCGGGCCGGGGCGCGATCGTCTTCACCGCCTCGGAGGCGTCGCTGCGCGGCAGTACGGCCGGTGCCGCCTATACCGCCGCCAAGCACGGTGTGGTGGGCCTGGTGAAGTCCCTCGCGGTGATGTACCGGGACCAGGGGATCCGGGCCAACGCGATCGCCCCCGGCGGCACCGCCACCGCCATCCGGGTCGACGCCCGGCCGGGAGAGCATGGCCCGGCGGTCATCGGAGCCCATGTCGCGACCGCCGGCCGGATCGCCACGGCCGAGGAGCAGGCCGCCGCCATCCTCTTCCTCGCCTCAGAGGCCGCGAGCAACGTCAACGGCGTCATCCTGCCCGTCGACAACGGCTGGTCGGCCGTCTGATCCGATGCCGGGCCGATCACACTGGCCTGTTTTCGATGTTGCTCAAGGTGACGGCGGCTCATTAGAGTGGTTGTTGAGAATTAAAGGAAATTTGTCACGGCTTTCCCCTGTCATCGCGCTCCCCACGGCATCGCGCTCTTGAAAGGAAGGCACTGTGCACAACCAACCTCTCCACTCTTCCGAGGCTCTTGACTACCTTGTCATCGGTGCCGGCCCCGCCGGCCTCCAGCTCGGGCATCTGCTGGCGACGGCGGGCCACACCTACCGGATCCTGGAAGCCGGGAACAGACCGGGCACCTTCTTTCAAAAGTTCCCCCGCCACCGCCAGCTGATCTCCAGCAACAAGGTGCACACCGGTATCGACGACCCCGAGTTCAACCTCCGGATGGACTGGAACTCCCTGCTGTCCCCCGATCCGGAGCTGCTGTTCACCCGTTACAGCAAGCGCTACTTCCCGGCCGCCGACGACTATGTGCGTTATCTGGCCGACTTCGCCGAGGCGTTCGACCTCGACATCGCCTTTGACACCCGGGCTGTGCGGATCCGCCGTGACGACGACGGCTTCACCGTCACCGATCAGCACGGCGGCGACCACCGCGGCCGCCGGCTGGTGATGGCCACCGGGGTGAGCCGGCCCCATATCCCCGATGTGCCCGGTATCGAGACCGCCGAGGACTACTCCGATGTCTCGGTGGACCCGGAGGACTTCACCGACCAGCGCGTCCTGATCCTCGGCAAGGGCAACTCCGCGCTGGAGACGGCCGACAACCTCATCGAGACGGCCGCCGTCATCCATGTGGCCGGACCGCACAGCCTGCGGCTGGCGTGGAAGAGCCACTATGTGGGCCATCTGCGCGCCGTCAATAACAACTTCCTCGACACATACCAGCTCAAATCACAGAACGCCATACTCGACGGCAATGTGCTCTCGATCGAGAAGGAGCCGGGCGACGGCGGCCAGTACCGAGTACGGTTCAGCTTCTCCCGGGCGAACGAGGTCGTGAAGGAGATCCCCTACGACCGGATCATCGTGTGCACCGGCTTCCGCTTCGACGCCTCGCCGTTCGACCCCGAGTGCCGCCCCGACCTGGTCATCAACGACCGCTTCGCCGCCCTCACACCGGCGTACGAGTCGGTCAATGTGCCCGGACTGTACTTCGCCGGCACCCTCACCCAGCAGCGCGACTTCAAGAAGTCCACCAACGGCTTCATCCATGGATTCCGCTACGGCGTACGGGCGTTGAGCCGCATTCTCGACGAACGCCACCATGACCGCGCCTGGCCGGCCCAGCCGCTGGCCACCGACCCGTCCGCGCTGGCGGACGCCGTAGTGGCGCGGGTCAACCGCAGTTCCGCGCTGTGGCAGCAGTTCGGTGTGATCGGCGACCTGCTGGTCGCGGCCAACGGCGACCAGGCCCGCTACCACGAGGAGGTGCCGGTCGCCTACGCCCATGAAAGCCCCCTGACGGCGGGCGCCGACTACTTCATCGTCACCCTGGAGTACGGCCCCGACCACGACAAGGTCGATCCCTTCGACATCACGGTGCGCCGGGCGGCCCAGAACTCGGTCGGGGAAGCCTTGGACGCCTCCTATCTGCATCCGGTGATCCGCCACTTCCGGGGCGGTGAACTCCTCGGCACCCACCACATGGCCGAGAACCTGGAGAACGAGTGGAACCATCCGAAGGTCCACCACGCCCCGCTGGTCGAGTTCTTCGCGCGTGAGCTGGACGCGCAACCCGCCGGCGCAGGGCGGTGACACCGCGCCATGCTGATGACCGTCCAGGACTTCGAAACCGCCGCCCGGACGAGACTCGACCCCGTCCACGCCGACTTCATCGCCGGTGGCGCCGGGGACGAGATCACCGTACGGGCCAATGAAGAGGCGTTCCGGCGGCTGCGGCTGCTGCCCAGGGTGCTGCGCGGCAACACCGAGCGGTCGCTGGACATCACCGTGCTCGGCAGCCGCGCGCGGACGCCGATCCTGCTCTCACCGACCGCCTTCCACAAACTCCTCGTCGAGGAAGGGGAGTTGGCCACCGCACGAGCCGCCACCGCCCTCGGCGCGATCATGATCGTGAGCATGGCGTCCACAGTGGCGGTGGAGGACATCGCGGAGGCCACCCGTGGCGCCGGTGGGGGCGGCGACCCGGCGCCCCTGTGGTTCCAGCTCTACCTCCAGCCGGACCTGGAGTTCACCCGGTCCCTGGTGCGGCGGGCCACCGACGCGGGGTGCACCGCGCTGGTGGTCACCGTGGACTCCCCGGTGCGCGGCGCACACGAGCGCGATCTGCGCAACGGCTTCCTCGACCTCCCGGAAGGACTGCGCTGCGAGCACATGGCCGATCCGCGCGAGGGCGGCCGGGTGCGGCCGATCGCCATGTCGGCGGAGATCTCCTGGACCCATATCGACTGGCTGCGCGGGATCACCTCGCTGCCGATCCTGCTCAAGGGCGCCCTGCACCCCGAGGACGCCCGGCTGGCGGTGCGCCACGGCGTCGACGGGCTGCTGCTGTCCAACCACGGGGGCCGTCAGCTGGACACCGTGCCCGCCACGATCGAGCTCCTCCCCGAGATCCACGCGGCGGTGGCCGGACGGATCCCGATCGTGCTGGACGGCGGTGTGCGGCGGGGCACCGATGTGGTCAAGGCGCTGGCGCTCGGCGCGTCCGCCGTGGGCATCGGCCGGCCGGTGATGTGGGCCCTGGCCGAGGGCGGCGAGAAGGGCGTACGGCGGCTGCTGGAGCTGCTGCGCGAGGAGCTCGACCAGGCGCTCGCGCTGTGCGGCGCCTCCGGTGTCCAGGACCTCACCCCGGATCTGGTGCGCGCCCCGGTATGGCCTCCCACCTACGCCTCCGCCACTCCGCCCGGTGGAGTGGTCTCATGAGCCGCCTCGGACGGGCGGCCACCGGTGCGGCGGCCGTGGCGCTGACGGCCAGCCTGCCGCACTGGCTGCCCCGGCTGGTGATCGACCTGCGGGTGCGCCTCTTCGCGCAGGTCAACGGCGAGGAGGGAATTCCGGCACCCGGCCGTGAGGTGCCCGTCGAGGAGTTCAAACGGGTCTACGGGCATCCGGCCGCGAACGGCCGCAGCCGCGGCGCCGCCCTATCCGACCTCTTCTGGTACTGGCTCTCCCCCGGCCCCGAGGTCCATCAGGAGCACCTGGAACCCGGCCCGCGGTACGACGAGGTGGCCAGGACGACCCGGCAGATCCTCGCCGGGCTCTCCCGGGAGCGGTGGAGCGAACTGGTCGGCCGCTGCACCCGGCGGGTGCTCGATGAACTCGACCAGGACACCGGCGGATACGGCACCCGGGAGCACCGGGTGCGGCTGCGCGATCTGATGATGCCGGTGTGGGCCGAGGTCTACTACGAAGTGGTGTTCCGCGAACCGTGCCCACGCCATGTCCGGGACCTGATCGTCGGCAACGCCGACGACGTGGTCAGCGCCCTGAAGTGCACCAGCCTCCGCCATATGGACCGGCGGAACCGGCTCACCGCGTATCTGCGCGAACGGCTGGCGAGCGATCCCCCGCCGGTCGCGCTGCCGTCGCTGCTCAGCCGGCGGGAGCAGGCGTACTACCTCCAGGGCACGTTCTTCAACACCGCCGTGGTGCAGACGTCGGAGGCGATGGCCCATCTGCTGCTGGCACTCGCCACGCACCAGAGCGTCCAGGACCGACTGCTCTCCGGCGAGGAGGACGCCGACTACCTGGACCATGTCATCAACGAGACGCTCCAGCACTTCCCGCTGTTCGGCGTGGCCCACCGCATCACCACCGGGGAGATCCCCCGGGCCGACAGACCTCCGATACCCACGGGTTCGGTCCTGCTGTTCAACTACCCCGAGTATCAGCAGTCGGGAGCCACCGGCCCACAGCGGTTCAACCCCGGCCGCTGGCTGTCCGCCGACACCCGGCCCTCGGCGTTCATCCCGTTCGGCGTGACCGCCAACCGGCCCTGCCCGGCCCGTGGTTTCGCCGTGCTGACCATGCGGGTCGCGGCCGAGGAGATACTGCGGCGCTTCCGGCTGGAGTCCACGGCCGAGCACACCCGGTCGCTGCCCAGCCGTGGCCCCTGTCTGCTGATCCCGCACACCGACCGGTCGGCCCCGGCGGGCCGGAGACCGGCCGGGCGGGCGGCGAGGCTCACCGGTATGCGGCTGGGCGACCGATGGGCGGCCATCCCGCGCAGCCTCACCCAACTGGTGCTCGGCGGCTACATGGTGTGGGACGCCCGGCGCCAGGGACTGTGCCGGAACTACTTCGCCACAGCGTCCGGCGACACCGCCGAACCCGCCGTCGCGGTCAGCCGTTGAGGAGGATGAGAGATGAGTCCCACTGAGCTCGCCCCTGCCTTCTTCATCGCCGCCGTGGTGATCCTGCTGACCTGCCGTCTGGTGGTGATGGCGACCGGCCGGTTCGGCCAGCCTCCGGTGGTCGGGGAGATGATCGCCGGTGTGCTGCTCGGCCCGTCGCTCTTCGGGCTGGTGGCTCCGGGCGCCTCGGACGCGGTCTTCCCGCCGGAGCTCATACCGGTGCTGTACGTGGCCGGGCAGATCGGCCTGGTGGCCCTGATGTTCCACGCGGGGTACGAATTCCGGGCCCACGCGGGCAAGGGGCTGGCCGGAACCGCGGTGACGGTCTCCGCCGCCGGGGTGGTGGTCCCGCTACTGCTGGGCGTGGGACTGACCTTCGCCGCCCACGGCCACGTCCCCATCTTCGTCGACGGGGTCTCGGTCTGGGTGACCGCGGCCTTCGTCGGGGTCACCCTCGCCATCACCGCCTTCCCGATGCTGGCCCGCATCATCACCGAGCAGGGGATCTCCGGGACCCGGCACGGTTCGCTGTCCCTCGCCTCGGGGGCCACCGACGACGCGGCCGCCTGGCTCATGCTCGCCGGGGTGCTGAGCGTGGCCTCGGAGAAGACAGGACCGATCGTCAAGGCGCTGGGCGGTTCGCTGGTCTTCGTGGCCGTCCTGCTCCTGGTGGGTCGGCGCCTGCTGGCGTGGATCATGACCAGGCCGGGGCTGAGCGACGAGACCCGGCTGCTGTTCACGGTCGCGGTGCTGTTCTGCGGCGCCTGGTTCACCGACACCATCCAGCTGTACGCGGTCTTCGGGGCGTTCTGCGTCGGGCTGGCCATGCCCCGCCACGAGGCGTCCGAGCGGGTGGTGCGGACCATCCAGGGGGCGACCCAGGTCATCTTCGTGCCGATGTTCTTCACGTACTCGGGTCTGAACACCCGCTTCGATGTGTTCGCCGACCCGGCCGTGATGGCGTTCGGCGCGGTCTGCGTCGTGCTCGCGTCGATCGGCAAGTTCGGCGGTTGCTGGGCGGCCGCCAAGCTGTGCGGGGAGCCGGGTTCGGTGGCGGTCAGGGTCGGCGCCCTGATGAACGCCCGCGGGCTGATGCAGCTCATCGCGCTCAACATCGGGCTGTCGGCCGGGATCGTCGGCGATGAGCTGTTCGCGGCGCTGGTCCTGGTGGCGCTGGCGACCACGGTGATGACGGTCCCGGTGCTCAACTGGCTGGACCGCCGGGACGCCAGATCCCGAACGGCCGGGGAGCCGAGCGACACCGCGGCGGCGGTGCCGGCCGGGAGCTGAACACCGCCCAGCGCACGGAAGACGTCCCGGTATGCACTCGGCATGCCGGGACGTCCTGGCGTGTCAGGCCACGGCCGGCCGCGACTCGTCGCAGGCCGGCGTCTCCCGGCCGGACCGGCTGACCCGCGCCGTCACGCCGTCTCCAGCGGTCCGGTGACCCGCGACAGCAGCGCCCGCTTGTCCGGTTTGCCGCTCGGCGCCACCGGCACTTCGGTCACCACGGTGACGGTGGCGGGGACGCTCGCCTCCCCCAACTCGGCCGCGACAAGGGCACGTACGGCGTCAAGGTCCGGTTCACGGCCCTCGGCCGGGACGACGAAGGCGTGTGCGGCTTCGCCGGTGCGCTCGTCGGGCGCGCCCACCACATACGCCTGGTCGACATCGGGATGGGCCGCCAGCGCGCGTTCGATCGCCCCGGCGTAGTGCACGATCGCGTTGATGATGACCACGTCCCGGGCGCGCCCGGTGAGCCGCAGAAAGCCGTGTTCGTCCAGGTGCCCGACGTCGCGGGTGCGCACCCACCCCGCCCGCAGCACCTCCCGGGTCTGCTCCTCGTCCTTCCAGTAGCCCGCCATCGCGGAGTCGGTGCGCACCCATATCTCGCCGGTGGTCCCGGCGGGCACCGAACGCCCCTCGGGGTCACGGACGTCCAACTCCACACCGGACCACGCCCGGCCCACCGAGTCGTACACCTGGTCCGGCCACTGGGCCATATGGTCCGGGGCGAGCAGGGTGAGCATGCCGGTCTCTGTCTGCCCGTACCCCTGGTGCACCACCGGGCCCAGCCGCCGGGCCGCCTCCGCGAGCCGGTGCGGGGCGAGCGGGGACCCGGCCACGAGCAGCGCCCGGAGGCTGCTGGTGTCCACGCGGTCGGTGCGCAGCACGTCCAGCACATGGTGCAGCCGGGGCACGGTCATCAGACACGCGGTGATCCGGTGGCGCTCGAAGACCTGAGGGAAGGCGAGCGGCGGTTCGGGGATGACGGCGGTGCCGCCACCCATCAGACAGGCTCCGAGATGCTCGAAGATCACCGCGCTGGTCAGGGTGCCGAAGAGCAAATACCGCTCATAGCGCTCCGCGAGCCGTGCGGTCCCCTCGGTCCAACGCGCGGGCTGCCACGACCAGTTGAGGGTGAGCGAACGGTAGGTCTGCGTGCAGCCCTTGGGTTGTCCGGTGCTGCCGCTGGTGAGCGTCACCATGGCGATGTCGTCGGGACGGCCCTGGGCGGTCAGCTCCCCCGTGGCCTTCGGGTGGGCGTCCAGGAGGTCCGGGCCCAGCCGCACCACGGTCACCTCGCGCGCCGCGTCCAGCAGTTCGGGGGTGGCGCCGGTCTCGTCGGCCACCAGGACGTCGATTCCGTCGGAGAGGACGTGGCCAAGATGGGCCGGGGTCATACCGGGCCGCAGCCCGGTCACCCGGCAGCCCAATAGGTAGGCCGCCATGAGCACCGCGAAACCCTCGGGCGTCACATCGGTGGCCACCGCGACCGACCGCCCCGGGCCGAGGCCGGCCGCCCGCAGCCCTTCGGCGCACCGGCCGATCAGCTCCAGCACCTCACCGCGTGAGAGGACGCGTGAGCGGTGTTCGAAGGCGGGCAGCTCCGGCCGCGTGTGGAAGGCGTCGATGAGGGCCTGAGGGAAGGCCGCCGGGAGGGACTCGGCGTCGTGGGGGGATCTGTGACCGGACGCTCCGGCTAACGTGTCCATGTGCGTCTCCGTTCGGGGGTGGTGCCCACTGGGACGTGGTGGATCACCGGACACGATACGGCGGCGCGGCCCTCCCGGGGCCGGAGTTCGGGATCATCAACGGCGACGCGGAACGCCCGGCGGCATCCGCCACTTCTCCCGGCGCCGCCCTCACCGTCACGCGGTCATTCGCCGCGCCAGATGTTGTCGAAGGCCGCTTCCTCGATGGCCCGCCGCTGCCGTTCGGCTTCCAGCTCCATCACGGCGTCGTTGACTGCGGCGAGCACGGTCACGGCCGCGTCGCCGGCCGCGCCCGCGGCGTCTCCGGCGGGCTGCTCACGGACCCCGATGGCCGCCGCGAGGGACGCGAGGACGGGCTCGTCCGAGGCCCAGCGGTCCATCGCGTGGCGGCGGGCGGCCGAGTCCACCGGCACCGCCTCACCGGCGCGGAGCGGCAGCCAGCCGTGCCGTCGCCGGGTGATCTGTCCCGCGGACTCCAGGGCGTCCAGATAGGCCGGGGACAGACCGCGGCCTCTGCGCCACAGCCAATCGCCCACCGGTTCGTACGGCGGCCGGCCGACGAACGAGGACGCGGCATCGTCCAGCAGGCGATCCCCGGTCGGCGGGCACAGGCCCGGCACGATGCGGTCGTCCTCGATCCCGAGCGCTTCGGCGTCGAGGAGGTCGATCAGCTCGGCTCCCGCGAGCGCGAGCGACAGATCGCCCCGCTCCAAGGGGCGCATGGGCGCCACGTCCAGGGTGACGATCAACAGGTCCCGCGGTGTGGTCATGAAACGCTCCGCTCGCCGTCCCTCAGCAACGATACGTCGCGAGCGCGGGGCTGTCCGCCGACGTGTCCTCCGGTGTCCGCCCTGTCACCGGCCGCTCAGGAGCCGGTCGCCCCCCACATGTGGGCCAGCGCGGCGGCCTCGCCACGCGAGGTGACCCCCAGCTTCTCCAGGATGTTCGCCACGTGGAACTTCACCGTCGACTCGCTGATGTGCAGCTCCTGGGCGATCTGCCGGTTGCGCCGTCCGCGGGCCAGCTGCTCCAGCACCTCCAGTTCGCGCGCCCCCAGGACGTAGAGCGGATCCTTGCGGGCCGGCTGCGGCGGGCCCAGCGGCACGGTGGCCGTCACCATGGTGCCCCACTCGGGGACCGCGTCCACGTCCAGCCGCCCGCCCAGCGCGGACAGCCGCTCCCCGACCCGGCGGGCGTCCAGGGCGGTCCGCCTCAGGACGCCGGGGCCGTCGTCGCGTACGGTGGCGCGCAGCTCGCCGTCGCCGACCTTCCAGCCGACGTGGACGCGGCGCACCGGGCGCGGCGCGCCGTCCTGGCCCGGTCCCTGCTCGTCGAGCATGGCGTGCACCACGGCGTGCACCACCGCGCGGGCCGTATTGGCCACATCGGCGGGGAGCAGCCGGTCGGCGCCCTCCTCCGTGCCGGGCGGGCCCAGGTCGAGCCGTACGGCCAGGCCGCGCAGCACCGGGCGGAGTGTCTCGGCGAGCCGGGCGAAGGCGTCACCGGCCGACTCCTCCGCCAGCGCCTGATCCCGGTCGGTCCGGTCACGCAGCTCGACCAGGGCGGTGACGGCGAGGTCCACCGCGCGGGCCCGGGCGGTCGAGTCGTCCAGATCGCGTCGGCGCAACACGCCGAGCAGGGCGGACAGGGCGGCGCCGTGGGCGTCCACGAGCTCGGCGATGGCCGTGGCCCGGGCCGCGGCCGCGGCCCGCGACTGGGCCAGCGTCCCGGGGACCGCCTCCACCGACATCCGGTCGCGGTGCGCGGTCACCAGGTCCCACAGGGTACGGGCGGCCGCCACCGACTCGGCCGGGACGGGGGTCTCCTCGGTCAGGACGAGGACGAGCAGCGCGCCCCGCGCGGTGGCGTCGCTGTGCAGGGCCAGAACGGGCACCTCGGCCCCCGCCATCCGCGCCGGGCCCTGCCGGCTTCCCTCGGCGCGCGCCGCCGGGGAGAGGGCGGCCATCTCGACGGTGGTGATGGCGGATGCGGGGTCGCCGGGCGGGTGTCCATGGGTCTTGAACGGTGAATGCGGACAGTTGCCGGAGAGCTCGGCCAGCGCCCGGTGCGGAATCGTCTCGGAGAGGGCATCCGACAGGCGCGGCAGGATCTCGCCCAGGGGCGCCCGGATCACATCGACTGCGGCCGTGAGGTCCATGTCCGTCAGCGTAATGGGCCCTCTTCGCGGCCCCGGCCGTTCCTTCGGCCAGGCGGAACCGGCCGAAGGAACGGCCGGGGAGGGGCATGTCCCGGCCGAGGATGGCGTTGTCGCTACAAACGCCCCCTTGACGGGGCTGACGGGAGTGAGAGAGATGAAGGCGATCGTCTACGCGGAGTACGGCGGCCCCGAGGTGCTGCGGCTGAAGGAGACGGAGGAGCCCCATCCGGGTCCCGGGCAGGTGCGGCTGAAGGTCATGGCGGCCGGGGTGAACCCTATCGACTACAAGATCCGCCGTGGCTGGATGCCGCAGATGGGCCCGGCCTCCTTCCCCGCGATCCCGGGTTCGGAGGCGGCCGGGGTCGTCGACGAGATCGGTGAGGGGGTCACCGGTTGGTCGGTGGGCGACGAGGTGCTGGGCTGGACGGCCACCGGCGCCTACGCCCCGTACGCCCTGGCCACCGATGTCGCGCCCAAGCCCGCCGGGCTCGACTGGGAGACGGCCGCCGCACTGCCGGTGGCCACCGAGACCTCGGCACGCGTCCTCGACCTGCTGCGGCTCGCGGAGGGCGAGACGCTGCTGCTGCACGGCGCCGCCGGTGCGGTCGGCGGGGTCGGCGTCCAGCTCGCGGTGGCCCGGGGCGCCACCGTCATCGGCACCGCCTCCCCCGCCAACCACGACTATCTGCGCTCGCTCGGCGCGATCCCCGTGGCGTACGGCGAGGGCCTGGCCGAGCGGGTGCGCGCGGTGGCCCCGGGTGGTGTCGACGCCGTCTACGACGCGGCCGGCCAGGGCGCCCTGCCCGTCTCGATCGAGCTGCGGGGCGGCACGACCGACCGCATCGTCACCATCGCCGACCCCGCGGCCGCCGATCTCGGTGTCACGTTCTCCGGAGGCGGCGGCAACCGCCCTCTGGAGGCCATCGCCGACTACGCCCGGCTCGCCGCGGAGGGCAAGCTGCGGGTGCCCGTCGTGCGCAGCTTCCCGCTCGCGGACGCCGCCGAGGCCCATGAGCAGAGCGAGACCGGCCACAGCCGAGGCAAGCTCGTCCTGCGGCCCTGATGGGCGCTGCCCGGGTCTAGGGGGACGCGTTCATCAGGTCGAGTGCGCTGTGCTGTCGCGCCGCGTCGGTTTTGTCCAGCGGTCCTGACCAGCGCAGTCCGTACTGGTCCAGGGCGTTGCGGTCGGCGGCGTAGGCGCGGTCCGCCTGCCGTTTCAGATAAGCCGTGAAGGGGTGGTCGGGCAGGGCCGCGTCCAGCTTGGCCAGCCCCCGCACATGGGCGCCCTTGAACGACGGGCCGTCGGCACCGCAGTCGCCGGTCTCACAGGGGTCCCTGAGGATGCCGTCGGCCGTGTTGAGCTGGGACGACGTGGTGGCGGCGGTGCCGATGCGGCGGGCCGTATCCAGCACGGCACCATCACCGGTGGCCTTGTGCAGCTCGGTGAGGCCGCCGAGCAGAACGCCCTGGTTGTAGGACCAGACCGGTTGGCCGTTGTTCTTGCAGGTGCCCAGGTCGATGCCGTCGTTGACCAGGTTCGAGGCGTTCACCATGCCGGTGCCCTGGAACCAGGACCACTCCGCCTTCGCCCGCTGGAGATAGGCGGTGTCGCCGGGGATCCGGTTGTGCAGGGCGGCGTTCAGCTGGAGGTAGAGGGAGTTGGCGATGGCGTTCTTGTAGGTCTTCGCGGTGCTCCACCACACGCCGCCGCCACAGGTGGAGTCCCAGTAGGAGGCCATGTAGTCGGCGTCGGCGCGGGCGGTGGCGAGATAGCGGGAGTCCCCGGTGAGGTCGTAGGCCGCCACCCAGGCCAGGCCCCACCAGCCGGTGTCGTCGATGTAGTCGTTGCGGAACTGCCCGCCCTGCGCGCCGAGGTTGAGGTCATAGGTGCGGGCGATGGCGTATTCATAGCTGTGCATGCCCGTGACGCGGATGTTGTCGATGACGGCCGTGAGGGCGTTGGCCGAGTTCCACCAGCCGGTGGTGGAGAACAGCCCGGTCCCGTAGGAGTAGGACGCCATCTGCGCGGTGGCGGCGGCCGTGCGGCGGTCCCATGCGTTCCAGGTCGTGCGGGCCCAGGGCGTACAGGCGATGTCGGGGCGGTCACCGGCCTTGCCGCAGGCCCGCAGCGCGCCGACGCCATGGGCGCCCCAGTCGTCCACGTTGTACATGAGGGTGCGCCAGCCCCGCTGTCCGGACGGGATGGCGGTGCTGCCGAGGCGGCTGCCCGAGGACCAGCTCCGGCCGCCGTCGAACGAGCGGTCCAGCCATACCTCGTCGCCGGGGCTGCCGTTGTCGATGGAGGCCCAGCCCATCGCGTCGGCGTCGTCGAAGTGCAGGGCGATGGAGCGGGAGAAGAGGGTGGCGGTGAC is from Streptomyces hygroscopicus and encodes:
- a CDS encoding cytochrome P450, yielding MTSTVNPVDERAAQAPEFPMARAAGCPFDPPPGLRDMQQEGPLAKVRLWDGSTPWLVTRYADQRALLGDARVSADINRPGYPRQAPMPPGGTGVSFILKDDPEHARLRRMVTAPFAIKRVEAMRPGVQKIVDDLVDELLAGPNPVDLVEAFALPVPSLVICQLLGVPYADHDFFQENSKVIINRNVTPEQRSTAHGNLIGYLDDLMGEKIAHPLDDLLSGLAGRVTAGELARDEAAQMGVLLLIAGHETTANMIALGTLALFEHPDQLALLRDSDDPKLISSAVEELLRYLHITHSGRRRVAVADIEIGGEVIRAGEGLILANDIANRDPGVFAEPDRLDLRRDARRHVAFGFGVHQCLGQPLARMELQVVYNTLYRRIPTLRPATELERIPFKHDGSVYGVYELPVTW
- a CDS encoding ferredoxin — protein: MKVTVDQDKCVASGQCVVAAMEVFDQRDEDGIVVLLNAEPPAGQAEDVRHAAAVCPALAIEIQD
- a CDS encoding oxidoreductase — translated: MSSTDLQDRGVIVTGAGSGIGRATALRFAAEGAKVLVADLDRDGAEQVVAAIGTQGGTARAVVGDLGEQRVVDEVVATAVQEFGGLDVLVNNAGIMDRFSAVADTDDTEWNRVLRVNLTAPFMLTRAALPHMLAAGRGAIVFTASEASLRGSTAGAAYTAAKHGVVGLVKSLAVMYRDQGIRANAIAPGGTATAIRVDARPGEHGPAVIGAHVATAGRIATAEEQAAAILFLASEAASNVNGVILPVDNGWSAV
- a CDS encoding FAD-dependent pyridine nucleotide-disulfide oxidoreductase, whose product is MHNQPLHSSEALDYLVIGAGPAGLQLGHLLATAGHTYRILEAGNRPGTFFQKFPRHRQLISSNKVHTGIDDPEFNLRMDWNSLLSPDPELLFTRYSKRYFPAADDYVRYLADFAEAFDLDIAFDTRAVRIRRDDDGFTVTDQHGGDHRGRRLVMATGVSRPHIPDVPGIETAEDYSDVSVDPEDFTDQRVLILGKGNSALETADNLIETAAVIHVAGPHSLRLAWKSHYVGHLRAVNNNFLDTYQLKSQNAILDGNVLSIEKEPGDGGQYRVRFSFSRANEVVKEIPYDRIIVCTGFRFDASPFDPECRPDLVINDRFAALTPAYESVNVPGLYFAGTLTQQRDFKKSTNGFIHGFRYGVRALSRILDERHHDRAWPAQPLATDPSALADAVVARVNRSSALWQQFGVIGDLLVAANGDQARYHEEVPVAYAHESPLTAGADYFIVTLEYGPDHDKVDPFDITVRRAAQNSVGEALDASYLHPVIRHFRGGELLGTHHMAENLENEWNHPKVHHAPLVEFFARELDAQPAGAGR
- a CDS encoding 2-hydroxy-acid oxidase, with translation MLMTVQDFETAARTRLDPVHADFIAGGAGDEITVRANEEAFRRLRLLPRVLRGNTERSLDITVLGSRARTPILLSPTAFHKLLVEEGELATARAATALGAIMIVSMASTVAVEDIAEATRGAGGGGDPAPLWFQLYLQPDLEFTRSLVRRATDAGCTALVVTVDSPVRGAHERDLRNGFLDLPEGLRCEHMADPREGGRVRPIAMSAEISWTHIDWLRGITSLPILLKGALHPEDARLAVRHGVDGLLLSNHGGRQLDTVPATIELLPEIHAAVAGRIPIVLDGGVRRGTDVVKALALGASAVGIGRPVMWALAEGGEKGVRRLLELLREELDQALALCGASGVQDLTPDLVRAPVWPPTYASATPPGGVVS